The Osmia lignaria lignaria isolate PbOS001 chromosome 1, iyOsmLign1, whole genome shotgun sequence nucleotide sequence taaataatttcatcgattttgaaatgaatccaataataccgcaagatttcaaataaattgaaacccaagtgacggtacgaaacgctatgtcaagtgcaaatgtataaacctttccttcgatgcaacggcaaagaatcgacaaatttttcggatgggtccgttgcctccgttcctttggaacggcacgcagcaaaacgaaactcctcgcctgtagtggcccagtcctattgccgaaccgtttctatcaagaaacgaagaaatattgtccgagccgtagcacgccgtggcatgcaacgaggcaacgtctgcctattcgaaagggttcggaacggtgatacgatacggacgtttgatacaggtggatactcggcttaagagtctgggagtccgggaggcagatagagtagacCGGACTcacgcggtgttgccatttttacttcagcacggctagtactagagtcggctgtggcgcgagttaagtatggtctcttgtgaactgcagtatagtacatcaggagggctgctaatttctcatacaatcgttacaattacaaatgttttcagccggacctataatttttctcttacgacttattaattaccaagtttgccataccgcaatcaaatcgttattggcagcatcgtttgttcgggtatttttaattttgcgccgcctccgaaaactttgaaatgtatttggtatcctatttaacgattaagtagatattattaatagctatggaatattggtattgTTGTGTGTCCGTCGCGGAATAAAGGAATATtttaggtgcaggtgtgacactccgtggagcgcggaggcgctccgctcgcaaGGCGCGGAAATAAAACTATTATTTCGCTTTACTAAGctttaatgttttaaaagttttatttaaactgCCCTTTTAACTTTGAAATTGTAACCCTTTGAAAAGTGCTGCTTGAGAACGACTTGTCTgtaacgagtgacaaaatcattctaacgattctgcgcttggcggaggagatcttcgcgcgttgtcggtcgatgccccttccttggtgggatcctccctcaggatcatccctcgtccaatggtggaggagtccaccccgtctcgtgtgggccctttctcctggctgtggtccaccctcaggcgcgtggaaatggaggcgctccgccaagacgctaaaacgttgcagcgcacatgtgctacaagaaagcgtgggacccagagaaattaggaaacgacaagaccttgtacttgccaaagcaactcttgaggaaatttacgaccctctcagagtgcatgaatagacaagatatcgaaaaagacttcgtaacttttaaggaccTTCGTGACTTGGTCAAAAACAACGAATTCGATATGCTCTATCATAAGTTAATCTTTCAGGAATTTTAGAAGTGAAACTAtcccattctctggatttccggccttctctcagctcgatcacccacgtcgaggggtttacaatttaggctttgtctatttatataagtgtacatACACGCAGATGGTGTTTAAATTTCGCTCCTGATTTATAAccgtcgatacaaaaggtcctcgactgatattcgagacatatcgatactacagactatcgataaatattcccatggcagtgtcgtcataccactctaaacataatcatgtgataacatttcacgttacaatcatatatttgtaaatcacaaacgatttccaatcaattacagttatcagttatcacaaaatctgtttattataaaaaattactaaaaagtttcggctcacatcatgactgaaataaaattgctaattacaaaagaaatatttgtcacaaatgttaaaaatagactcataatcaatcacaaacgaaatacactaagaaaaattaaaaataatcatattttattattccttccggctagcttcatgtaggtctCGCAACAACATCACATGATATCTCTAGTCAAAATGCCACTTACGTATGTGCACGCAGCCTCCTAGTGAGAAAAAATTCCACGACTCTTCCTTTCCCGCCAATAACGATAAATTTGCCTCCTTCACCCATATTGAGACTTCGGCTGCGTTCatatacagtgtgattctctcggcgcgcaacataATAGCcgtcccgcacaatggaaccctgcggttgttgcgggtaaagagacccaggggccatatcgccggacccaagactgctctgtgtgtatttatggctgagacgaaggcaagaaacggaacagcaggggttccattgtgcggcacggctattATGTTGCGCGCtgagagaatcacactgtatacagggtgtccaacgactacgtcaacaaccgaagagggatgattaacaaggtgattctaaacaactttttcctttgccaaaatgttgattaaggcttcgttttcgagttattatcaaaaaacactggccaatcagaacgcgtctttagcgcgggccgaactaCGAGTGTTGAGTttgctctgcgttcaagccgtggtcgtgCTCCCGTGGTTCGGTttgcgctaaaggcgcgctctgattggccagtgttttttgttaataactcgaaaacgaagccttaatcaacattttggcaaaggataaagttgtttagaatcaccttgtcaatcattcctcttcggttgttgacgtagtcgttggacaccctgtatatgttcgGATTTGCGTCTCGAGCACCCCAGCGAGCAAACACGCGACTCGGGAGAGAGTCTAGCAATGTTATGCACGTGGGTGCTGAATACCTTGTGTAGAGGGTTGAAACACAAATGAACAACACAAAAATGATTATGTAGATAAGCACAAAACTTtattgtaaaaatgaaataaactaGTAAACGATGATGTGTAAAAAGGAATGTAATAAAAAGAGTGTACGTAGAGCTCGGCGGAGTGATGGCAAGCGCATCGACTTGTCGCAGGGTAGCGTAGACAAAGAGTGAAGTGAAAGCGAAAAAGCGGAAAAGCGCGCGTTCTTAGGGGGTGAGAACGGTGCGTACGCAAAACGTTAGAAGGTCGCACGCGCTACGAGGATTTGTTTCCGCTCATGGTACTGCCGCCTGCCGGACGGCAGAGCAGGCTCCATGGACTGTGGCGTCTGAGACGAGGGTGccgcatatatgtacatacgtgtGCATACGTCCATATTGTCGTTCATatgtgcaattttatttttgtgaGCGCTTCGAATTACTGGTTTATGATTCTTGTAATTCTTCATATAGTGaatgattgaaaatataaaaattacacgAATCAAATCTGATAATGAGATTCGAAGCCTTCGATTTAATTCTCATTCGAATATTATTCAACATATTTGTGTATGAACacgtataaatttattttctcaaaaaACCCGCTTCTTGATCATATAACGCAACAGGCAATCCGCCGTGATCCGCCGGTGCCCGCCGGCAAAGAGGAAGATTATACCTATTCTTTGCCGCCGgttttaagaaaagaaatgttTCCGTCCTCTGATTcatgtttaaaattgaaaaatatataaatacttcTATTGTAAAGTATAACCTATAATATACAAAAATGGAGAAAAATGATCAAAGAGACATTTGTGTAAAATTGTTACTACAAATAGAAGGTGATTAAACATGAAAGTTTTATATTAAGCTCTTTATTAATTCTGTTtggttaattttttatttattttgccacAGAAAACAAAACTTCACCCGTATTTGAAACAGCAATTAGTACATTACAACGTTATGCAGCTACACAAGGATTCGAAGAAGAAGACTTTGAGTTATTAGCTGgtattattgtaaaaattaatacGAGTTagtatattttcaataatattataaattaatacatttGTATAACTAATGTAGGCTAGATGCCTTAGCTTTACTAAAAGCATCAAGTGTCTAATATCGCTTAATTGTAACTTAATTTTAGTATtgcttaattttttttattcataatttgatgtaataagaatattattgtGTGTTTGGTTCCTAATTGCTTTACTTAGTGTACTTTGGTCAAAATATGCATTTCTATTGAAATAAGATTTTACAGGAAAATTTCAGTTTTAGAGTTTTAAAATCTTAGAatcctagaattttagaattttaagattttagttTGGTAAGGGCAGCTGCTCCCGACCCTTACCCAGTTACTCCAATGTATTAATAAGTGGTTATCCTTTAAGAAAACATATTTATGGAATTAtaagttaaaattaatttgtttacaGGTGCTACTAGAATGGTGTctttgacaaaatgtttagttCCAAAATTTAAAGTATCTAATAAGGCATTTAAAAAGATTACCTCTTGGTTCTTATCGTCAGTGGATAAATTGCCTATTACTGTATCAATTAGCATTACACAGTGGATAATTGGTAATATTACACTTTATTATGATATTGATTACATAAAAAAAGTATGTATTAATTGTGTATGTTTTTAGGTTTATGGGACCATCACTTAGTCGATAAAAAagttgtaaatatatattatagtgTATTTTTTTGTGTgatgttaaaaaaagaaaaattggtaAGTGTAtcttctaaattctaaatattctgactgataaatgaaattataattacattgttattatcaTTGTAGGAAAAGCATCTAGCACGTTTGGTGTATGTATTATCAAAACCTGAAGATGTAACACGTAAAAATGTGTGTCGCTTATTAGCTCTGCGTAAAACACATTCAAAACCTAGAACACACATTATTGTTATACTGTCGTAAGTACAGtatgattataaaataaaatatttaaatgaaaatctaaCAGGAAACATATTTTAGATTATTCAAGGCTTACAAACCTGAATTGGTTCCTGAAAGTATTAATTCTGTAAATGTAGAGAGTGTGTGGAAACCACTACCCGAAGTTttacaagaaatatttcaaaatgcaaAAGCGCGAGTAGATCTTAGATATCAGCAAACATCTGACATAGATGAGAAATGTTTTAATTGGAATACGTTTGAGGTGAAAACAAAAAGACAGAAAACTACACAAGTTCTGTTACCATCTGTGGGATATTTTCAAATTGGTTCTagtattttcaaagaaaaagaaacgacatCCATTTTTGATATTTCCaggtaaatataaataaatgatcacATTGATGTCctaaataattctgatttactGAATAATATATTTCAGCACAGAGGAATTGGGAAAATCACATTTAAACATAGAATTGCCATGTAATGCTGTATCTCTGTTAGCTAATACAGCTGGACACCATCTTCTTACATATGCTGATTTCCACTATCAAAGTAGATTCTCTTATAATCTTTATAATACTTTAATAAGAGGTATGCACTAACATTCTAAATAACTTCTGATGTATTTtaactaaatattaaatttcattcttttttagcATTTATATTGGAAAATGAGAAATTTTCtgaagaagaaattaataaattacttgACATGACTATAGAATTTTCACGATACATGCAACAAGGTATACTTGTTGTTAATCGTTTCCTTGATGAATACCTTTATTTCAACACTGGAGAGTATCAATCAAAGTTATTGGCTCTAATGGAATGGATGACTACAGTATCTATTAGTggtatatattattaataacccACTAATCATGAACGTTTCCTTTACTAAAGTAATTGATATTATAAAGACTAATACTTTCAGATTTACAGGACAAGGTATTAATACATGTACAAAATATGTTTTATGAATCAACAATAGAAACAAAGTGTGAAATTATCAGAATGTTGAAAAAGTTGATCACAAACTTGGTATGTAACTTTCAACGTATAAGcattaataatattcaaaataaaattaatttatactaaaaaatcctaaaatttcaaaattctattattctagaattccaaaattccaaataatATACTGTTTTTTGCAGTTTGTTGCTCAAGGATTTGAAGAATGTGATCACACAATACCTGCACCATTTTTAGGTCAACGTCCAGTAGACAAGTTAGAAGATATTCTTCCTATTCTTACAAAATTCgctcaaaatattattatatctggtttaaatatacataattaCAATGGTATATTACTTGTAGAAGCATTGTCATTTTATAACGAGGtatgtaataaaatacaatgtaatataaattaacataatggaatattattaattaaattttttattagatTTGTACACTGGAAATGCGAAGTTGCTTGCTTTGTTTTACAGTAGCACCTGCTGCAGTAATTTATGGAGGTTTCCTTACCaaaaattgtacaattttatCAAAGACATGCCAGTTACTATTAAAGTATGTGTTTATgctacaaatttatttttatagattcTGTTCTTTACTTTCAGTATTTTATTATAGGTATCGTAGTATGACTTTAAAATTTGAACATCGTAAATTACCaagttctttaaaaaaaaaaattcaaaatatatctATTTATGCTCAATCTATTATTGAAGCCCTATGGTTTGATGAGGTACGTAAACACAGTGGTAAATATTACCTATAAATAgtgaattatttataaatgacgcgttataaaaaattgaaaatcaataaGGATTTTTTAATGTGAAATTTTCACTATAGttgaaaaaattaacaaatttacgtcggttttaaaataattaattcaaagtttataatttttctgACTTTCTTTTTAAGgatcatatttttattcaaatattttattttattttcagtcgaTTACAGAAAgagataaattatatttttttcaaaatataccaGATAATGTGATAAAATATATCAGCTATGATGACTTTAAGAGTCTTTTAAATATTAGTAATCACTATAGCATTTTACCTTACAAGTGTACACTAAAAAAAACAGGACTTAACATAAATACAAAACAGGTAAGAAATAATACATCTATctaataacattttaaaaattagatgatatgaaattattttctaattttcaatagtaaatttcaaatgataaaaattatgtTCTAATGATAATTACATCTTTTTCAGGATGCTAAATGTATAGCTATCTATTACTACCCATTTGTGAatgaatttcttgatatatttcaGAGTTAACTCCTATGACAATAAATGAGTTTTAACCGTTTGaggttctattttattttaataggtCCAATGTCCAGTCGGCCTTGACaacaattctatttttctttaatttctttgatATAGGCGTGGACCTACCAGAGTACAATATAAACATAATTATGGAGCACAAAGAgttgaatataataaataatttaaaatatttctgatGCAGAACAGATATGTTTAGGAAGAAATGAATAggtcattattttattatttcaaaaaaattgttTGTTACATACGTAACTACTGtttatagttttataattttttgttttagtGACTGGTTgccaatttaatttatttttaccgtGAAATCTTACTTATGCTTATGCATTTTAATAAACTTCGCCTTTAACattacgccttcttaattaatatttttaatttaaatattacagttACTTTGACTCTCAATAAGAGATCGggtaaactttactttaccggacccaaaattttggacctttttttttttgaatctatagtttttgatgcgtagaatctgaaaatgcaagtctcaactttaggaattcagtggttaaaaagttataagcgtgtaaagtttgacatttttagcggatttgctacgttactgtgacgccatattgcttTAGATGTATAACCTGATTGGTCCTCGCATAGCGTAGAACTAAACTTCCGCTTaccttaattaaaaacatattgTTTCCGAATCGCTTCCATCATTGATCCCATGAGGTCTATGTTGTTGTGACGGCAAAACCGTCGCCACAGATATTCGCATAAGCGATCGGCAAATTCCTCATCGTGAAAACGACCCCTCCCCCTCATCCAGTCCTTCGCCGGCCGCCAATTTGACTCTATTCGCTGGGTACGAGTCCCATCACTagttgtatttaaattattcataaaattgaattctctctctctctctttaaaaaaatatacacctaactaactcagacagtatcaaatttacccGCCAAAGTAGTCGACACCCACGTGAATCTGCCTacagctagcgacaccgttcattggacaagaagtcaatatggcgtcacagtaacgtaacaaatccgctaaaaatgtcaaactttacacgcttacaactttttaaccactgaattcctaaagttgagacttgcatttttggattctccgcatcaaaaactatagattcaaaaaaaaaaagtccaaaattttgggtccggtaaagtaaagttcaccccttaaatgtttcaatttgatccaaagatggttccattttgcttcatacctaaattttcttgaaaccactgtaaatattt carries:
- the LOC117606169 gene encoding centromere protein I yields the protein MEKNDQRDICVKLLLQIEENKTSPVFETAISTLQRYAATQGFEEEDFELLAGIIVKINTSATRMVSLTKCLVPKFKVSNKAFKKITSWFLSSVDKLPITVSISITQWIIGLWDHHLVDKKVVNIYYSVFFCVMLKKEKLEKHLARLVYVLSKPEDVTRKNVCRLLALRKTHSKPRTHIIVILSLFKAYKPELVPESINSVNVESVWKPLPEVLQEIFQNAKARVDLRYQQTSDIDEKCFNWNTFEVKTKRQKTTQVLLPSVGYFQIGSSIFKEKETTSIFDISSTEELGKSHLNIELPCNAVSLLANTAGHHLLTYADFHYQSRFSYNLYNTLIRAFILENEKFSEEEINKLLDMTIEFSRYMQQGILVVNRFLDEYLYFNTGEYQSKLLALMEWMTTVSISDLQDKVLIHVQNMFYESTIETKCEIIRMLKKLITNLFVAQGFEECDHTIPAPFLGQRPVDKLEDILPILTKFAQNIIISGLNIHNYNGILLVEALSFYNEICTLEMRSCLLCFTVAPAAVIYGGFLTKNCTILSKTCQLLLKYRSMTLKFEHRKLPSSLKKKIQNISIYAQSIIEALWFDESITERDKLYFFQNIPDNVIKYISYDDFKSLLNISNHYSILPYKCTLKKTGLNINTKQDAKCIAIYYYPFVNEFLDIFQS